The Streptomyces pactum genome contains a region encoding:
- a CDS encoding nitrate/nitrite transporter gives MTVPGGRWIQHWDPEDETFWKETGERVARRNLLFSVLSEHIGFSVWTLWSVLVLFMGPEYGLTPADKFLLTSVVTLVGAVVRVPYTFAVAIFGGRNWTIVSAGLLLVPTVAAFRVMEPGTSFSTFLLVGLLAGIGGGNFASSMTNINAFFPLRRKGWALGLNAGGGNIGVPVIQLAALAIIGAGGGPRVLLGVYIPLILVAAVLAACFMDNLASVKNDTGAAKDAARDAHTWIMAVLYIGTFGSFIGYSFAFGQVLQTQFGRTPLQAAYLTFIGPLLGSLIRPLGGRLADRYGGARITLWNFVAMAAATAVLVAASMAGSLGLFVAVFVVLFVLSGLGNGSTFKMIPGIFQNKALAEGLRGEEAVAYGRRLSGASMGLIGAVGALGGVAINLAFRQSFLSVGSGTGAFVAFLAFYAVCFAVTWAVYLRRPAARTPDGPEGPAETKAQLSYARV, from the coding sequence ATGACAGTCCCTGGCGGCCGCTGGATCCAGCACTGGGATCCGGAGGACGAGACCTTTTGGAAGGAGACGGGGGAGCGGGTCGCCCGGCGGAACCTGCTCTTCTCCGTCCTCTCCGAGCACATCGGGTTCTCGGTCTGGACGCTGTGGTCCGTGCTGGTGCTCTTCATGGGGCCGGAGTACGGGCTGACGCCGGCCGACAAGTTCCTGCTGACGTCCGTGGTGACGCTCGTCGGGGCCGTCGTGCGGGTGCCGTACACCTTTGCCGTCGCGATCTTCGGCGGGCGGAACTGGACCATCGTCTCCGCCGGGCTGCTGCTCGTGCCGACCGTGGCCGCGTTCCGGGTCATGGAGCCGGGGACGTCCTTCTCCACCTTCCTCCTCGTCGGGCTGCTGGCCGGCATCGGCGGCGGCAACTTCGCCTCCTCCATGACCAACATCAACGCCTTCTTCCCCCTGCGGAGGAAGGGCTGGGCGCTCGGCCTCAACGCCGGGGGCGGGAACATCGGCGTGCCGGTCATCCAGTTGGCCGCGCTCGCGATCATCGGGGCGGGCGGCGGGCCGCGGGTGCTGCTCGGCGTCTACATCCCGCTGATCCTGGTCGCCGCCGTCCTCGCCGCCTGTTTCATGGACAACCTCGCCTCCGTGAAGAACGACACCGGGGCCGCCAAGGACGCAGCCCGGGACGCCCACACCTGGATCATGGCCGTGCTGTACATCGGCACGTTCGGCTCGTTCATCGGTTACAGCTTCGCCTTCGGGCAGGTGCTGCAGACCCAGTTCGGGCGTACCCCGCTCCAGGCGGCGTACCTCACCTTCATCGGTCCGCTGCTCGGCTCCCTGATCCGGCCGCTGGGGGGCAGGCTCGCCGACCGGTACGGCGGCGCGCGGATCACGCTGTGGAACTTCGTCGCCATGGCCGCCGCCACCGCCGTACTCGTCGCGGCCAGCATGGCGGGGTCGCTCGGGCTGTTCGTGGCCGTGTTCGTGGTGCTGTTCGTGCTCAGCGGGCTCGGCAACGGCTCGACGTTCAAGATGATCCCCGGCATCTTCCAGAACAAGGCCCTCGCCGAAGGGCTGCGGGGGGAGGAGGCGGTGGCGTACGGGCGGCGGCTCTCCGGTGCCTCGATGGGGCTGATCGGCGCGGTGGGCGCGCTCGGCGGCGTCGCGATCAACCTCGCCTTCCGGCAGTCCTTCCTCTCCGTCGGCTCGGGCACCGGCGCCTTCGTGGCCTTCCTCGCCTTCTACGCCGTCTGCTTCGCCGTCACGTGGGCGGTGTACCTTCGCCGCCCGGCCGCACGGACGCCGGACGGCCCCGAGGGCCCGGCGGAGACGAAGGCCCAGCTCAGTTACGCCCGGGTATGA
- a CDS encoding acyltransferase family protein → MTHGYTTGTGADPEPAGPYGTPYAGGPNGAAGVPYAGGPNGAAGVPYAVPQQRTTETAPGPGAGPGAGPGPVTDSASGPAAARAGGKPGRDRYLDLLRSIALVRVVVYHLFGWAWLSVVFPSMGVMFALAGSLMARSLKRPAMGVIRGRVRRLLPPMWAFAAVVLAMMFVNGWNPTEDPDRGGTWGLIELFNYIVPVGAPPYPWHIGSKSGLLEDTWAVQAAGPLWYLRAYLWFVIASPLLLWLFRRAPWPTLLAPLGLTAIVGTGVVTIPGETGNAVTDFAVYGGCWVLGFAHHEGLLKRIPRYVSVSCASLVMAFGLWWASNHLGPDGWDLNDIPLAQATWSFGFVVILLQYSPSWRELPGRLARWDQLVTLSNNRAVTIYLWHNLLIMATVPIIDLAYRLPFMQSERAVGALDGAYTIWMFALVWPLIGLMVVAVGWVEDLAAKRKPRLWPNGTKRSAGDRSRARAAHRG, encoded by the coding sequence ATGACCCACGGATACACGACCGGTACGGGTGCGGACCCGGAGCCGGCCGGCCCGTACGGCACGCCGTACGCGGGGGGACCGAACGGGGCCGCGGGAGTGCCGTACGCGGGGGGACCGAACGGGGCCGCGGGAGTGCCGTACGCCGTCCCGCAGCAGCGTACGACGGAGACCGCACCCGGGCCCGGGGCCGGACCCGGGGCCGGACCCGGGCCCGTGACCGACTCCGCGTCCGGCCCCGCCGCCGCCCGGGCCGGCGGGAAGCCGGGCCGCGACCGGTACCTCGACCTGCTGCGTTCCATCGCCCTGGTCCGCGTCGTGGTGTACCACCTCTTCGGCTGGGCCTGGCTGTCGGTGGTGTTCCCGTCGATGGGCGTGATGTTCGCGCTCGCGGGCTCGTTGATGGCGCGCTCGCTGAAGCGCCCGGCGATGGGCGTGATCCGCGGGCGCGTGCGCCGCCTCCTGCCGCCGATGTGGGCGTTCGCGGCGGTCGTGCTCGCGATGATGTTCGTGAACGGCTGGAATCCGACGGAGGACCCCGACCGCGGGGGCACCTGGGGTCTGATCGAGCTGTTCAACTACATCGTCCCGGTCGGCGCCCCGCCCTACCCGTGGCACATCGGCTCCAAGTCCGGTCTGCTGGAGGACACCTGGGCGGTACAGGCCGCCGGGCCACTGTGGTACCTGCGTGCCTACCTGTGGTTCGTCATCGCCTCCCCGCTGCTGCTCTGGCTGTTCCGCCGTGCCCCGTGGCCGACGCTGCTCGCGCCGCTCGGCCTGACCGCGATCGTCGGCACGGGAGTGGTGACCATCCCCGGCGAGACGGGCAACGCGGTCACCGACTTCGCGGTCTACGGCGGCTGCTGGGTCCTGGGCTTCGCCCACCACGAGGGCCTGCTGAAGCGGATCCCGCGGTACGTCTCCGTCTCCTGCGCGTCCCTGGTCATGGCCTTCGGGCTGTGGTGGGCCTCGAACCACCTGGGTCCCGACGGCTGGGACCTCAACGACATCCCGCTGGCCCAGGCCACCTGGTCGTTCGGGTTCGTCGTGATCCTGCTCCAGTACTCCCCGTCGTGGCGGGAACTCCCGGGCCGGCTGGCCAGGTGGGACCAACTGGTGACCCTCTCCAACAACCGCGCGGTCACCATCTACCTGTGGCACAACCTGCTGATCATGGCGACGGTCCCGATCATCGACCTGGCCTACCGACTGCCCTTCATGCAGAGCGAGCGCGCGGTCGGTGCCCTCGACGGCGCGTACACGATCTGGATGTTCGCCCTCGTCTGGCCGCTCATCGGCCTCATGGTCGTCGCGGTGGGCTGGGTCGAGGACCTGGCGGCGAAGCGGAAACCGCGGTTGTGGCCGAACGGCACGAAGCGCTCCGCCGGGGACCGGTCCAGGGCGCGGGCGGCCCATCGGGGCTGA